From a single Rhinolophus ferrumequinum isolate MPI-CBG mRhiFer1 chromosome 15, mRhiFer1_v1.p, whole genome shotgun sequence genomic region:
- the LOC117035381 gene encoding very-long-chain 3-oxoacyl-CoA reductase-like, with protein MESEWDALRALGMFTAVCLLLWVTWGLSYTAYVHLLPQARRGAPWLRAHGAWAVRGAEVGLGQSVKLLLLLFLLLSSLVVTGATGGIGRAYAHELARRGLNIVLISRNLSKLEHEAKEIERLHGRVTRVIQADFTGGLEIYEAIKAGLKDLEIGVLVNNVGMLYVPHMMKILDCDNVAKRLSDVINCNMMSVAQMTAIVLPQMVTRRKGVIINISSVLDRRPYPLLSVYSASKAFVRSFSQAVGAEYFSQGVIVQTVSPSIVDTNMTRPMKFQQFRVSPEDFARQALDTVGLTSQTFGCLSHAIQSVLVDLFLPSWFCLSRWGVKFLFLFGVYSTKSEKAL; from the exons ATGGAGTCGGAGTGGGACGCACTGAGAGCGCTGGGGATGTTTACTGCCGTGTGCCTGCTGCTGTGGGTGACTTGGGGGCTGAGCTACACAGCCTATGTGCACCTGCTGCCCCAGGCACGCCGGGGTGCCCCTTGGCTCCGGGCACACGGAGCCTGGGCAG TGAGGGGGGCTGAAGTGGGCCTGGGGCAAAGTGTCAAGctgctcctcctgctcttcctccttctctcctctctagtGGTGACAGGAGCAACCGGTGGCATCGGCAGGGCCTATGCACATGAG CTCGCTCGGAGAGGTCTGAACATCGTCCTCATCAGTCGAAACCTGAGCAAGTTGGAGCACGAGGCAAAGGAGATAG AGCGGCTTCACGGCCGGGTCACTCGAGTCATCCAGGCCGACTTCACCGGGGGCTTGGAGATCTACGAGGCCATTAAGGCAGGATTGAAGGACCTGGAGATTGGAGTCCTGG TGAACAATGTGGGCATGCTGTATGTACCTCACATGATGAAAATCCTCGACTGTGACAACGTCGCCAAA AGACTCTCGGATGTTATAAACTGCAACATGATGTCTGTGGCCCAG ATGACCGCCATTGTCCTGCCCCAAATGGTCACCAG GCGTAAAGGTGTTATCATCAACATCTCTTCAGTGCTCGACAGGAGACCCTATCCACTCTTATCAGTGTACTCAGCTTCTAAG GCTTTCGTGCGGAGCTTCTCCCAAGCAGTGGGCGCAGAGTACTTCTCTCAAGGAGTCATTGTGCAG ACAGTGAGCCCCTCCATAGTTGACACAAATATGACACGTCCCATGAAATTCCAGCAGTTCAGAGTGAGTCCCGAAGACTTTGCTCGGCAGGCGTTGGACACCGTTGGCCTCACCTCCCAAACCTTTGGGTGCCTCAGCCACGCTATACAG AGTGTCCTGGTGGATCTCTTCCTGCCCAGCTGGTTTTGTCTCAGTCGATGGGGagtaaagtttttatttctgtttggggTGTACTCTACTAAAAGTGAAAAAGCTCTCTGA